The Apium graveolens cultivar Ventura chromosome 6, ASM990537v1, whole genome shotgun sequence genome contains a region encoding:
- the LOC141664712 gene encoding large ribosomal subunit protein uL16c-like: MVSRFTKLMNLSSISSLNSMIKCNPAPLLHRFSLFRSPSEIGSVHTMMPQLSAARSSAWMSTASKSSKPTSQGGKTGRVRAAPLRSKFAKHHKGRMGGISHQGNQISFGNYALQALDHSWITSRQLEAGRKVLVQNARRTGKIWVRIFPYKPVTLRPTETRMGRGKGACAFWVGVVQPGRIIYEIGGVTEQMAREAITIASSKMPVRTKFIRLG; encoded by the exons ATGGTGTCAAGATTCACCAAATTGATGAACCtatcttcaatttcatctcttaATTCAATGATTAAATGCAACCCAGCTCCTCTGCTTCATCGATTCTCGCTCTTCAG GTCTCCATCGGAAATTGGATCGGTGCATACAATGATGCCGCAGTTGAGTGCCGCTAGGTCATCGGCGTGGATGAGCACTGCTTCTAAGAGCTCAAAACCTACTTCACAAG GGGGGAAAACAGGAAGAGTTCGTGCAGCTCCACTACGCTCCAAGTTTGCTAAACATCATAAAGGAAGAATGGGGGGAATATCTCATCAAGGCAATCAAATTTCTTTCGGTAATTATGCTCTTCAGGCACTTGATCATTCTTGGATCACGTCTAGACAGCTTGAAGCAGGTCGAAAAGTACTGGTACAAAATGCACGCCGCACTGGAAAAATATGGGTACGTATATTTCCGTACAAACCAGTTACATTAAGACCCACAGAAACACGTATGGGTCGGGGAAAAGGAGCCTGTGCATTTTGGGTAGGTGTGGTTCAACCAGGTCGAATAATTTATGAAATTGGTGGAGTAACAGAACAAATGGCCAGAGAGGCAATTACTATAGCATCATCGAAGATGCCTGTACGAACAAAATTCATACGTTTGGGATAA